A part of Longimicrobium sp. genomic DNA contains:
- a CDS encoding alpha/beta hydrolase-fold protein, with translation MSTETLMHEEAAAPARAWQNYPSQDDGAEHTVVGTVKKLEGLYSPQLDNRRDVLVYLPPSYGTDTERRYPVLYMHDGQNLFDRATSFGAEWEVDQTLEAASEDGLEAIVVGLLNLGDARLDEYSPWPDEKHAKGGRGDLYLDFIVQTVKPIIDADFRTRPDRRSTGIAGSSMGGLISLYGFFRNHDTFGFCGVMSPALWYGGRKIYEFVEKAPFVPGRVYVDVGTQEGKQELTDVRQLKELLTKKGYRRGSDLLYVVEMGGAHNEEAWARRMRRELHFLLGVPPKKLLR, from the coding sequence TTGAGCACGGAAACGCTGATGCACGAAGAAGCCGCCGCTCCCGCGCGGGCGTGGCAGAACTACCCGTCGCAGGACGACGGGGCGGAGCACACCGTCGTGGGGACGGTGAAGAAGCTGGAGGGACTCTACAGCCCCCAGCTCGACAACCGGCGCGACGTGCTGGTGTACCTTCCGCCCTCGTACGGCACGGACACGGAGCGGCGCTACCCCGTGCTCTACATGCACGACGGGCAGAACCTATTCGACCGGGCGACGTCGTTCGGGGCTGAGTGGGAGGTGGACCAGACGCTGGAGGCGGCCAGCGAGGACGGGCTGGAGGCGATCGTCGTGGGGCTCCTCAACCTGGGCGACGCGCGGCTGGACGAGTACTCCCCCTGGCCGGACGAGAAGCACGCCAAGGGCGGCCGCGGCGACCTGTACCTGGACTTCATCGTGCAGACGGTGAAGCCCATCATCGACGCCGACTTCCGCACCCGTCCCGACCGCCGCAGCACGGGGATCGCCGGCTCCTCCATGGGCGGGCTGATCTCCCTCTACGGCTTCTTTCGGAACCACGACACCTTTGGCTTCTGCGGCGTCATGAGCCCCGCTCTCTGGTACGGCGGGCGCAAGATCTACGAGTTCGTAGAAAAGGCCCCCTTCGTCCCCGGCCGCGTGTACGTGGACGTGGGGACGCAGGAGGGGAAGCAGGAGCTCACCGACGTGCGCCAGCTCAAGGAGCTCCTCACCAAAAAGGGCTACCGCCGCGGCTCCGACCTCCTGTACGTGGTGGAGATGGGCGGCGCCCACAACGAGGAAGCCTGGGCACGCCGGATGCGCCGCGAGCTGCACTTCCTGCTGGGCGTGCCGCCGAAGAAGCTGCTGCGGTAG
- a CDS encoding carboxypeptidase regulatory-like domain-containing protein, whose translation MQHVDEGRLHAWLDGELPSAGPEGARALERHLEECAVCRARADEERRIRDDASSILRRADPAEHPSPGVIPFPAPAPARRTARPWVVLGWAASVLIALGIGWMARPEPEAPIAINAPPAPAPAAVGSETAAQSVPTVQSAPTATVGTRPATTPAARANGGERRTVPPVGVMVPDMDPAAPEPVAMAEPSPPPPPPAPPAEMVQEPISATPPPPPPAPLPPPPPPLAVAEAPPPPPVASAPAAALAERTTRARVESATVTLRGRVTDAQGAAVSGATVSVPTLAARTVTDANGSYTLSVPATSDTVRVLASRLGSASQSRSLVAQPGALKTVNFALAPAALALEGVVVTGQGVAARNRSATAAGVAAPPADAWRTVDRAEAERQLGRPLVTVPGLPLLEIELGEGEGRSAVRVTQRLRDGTVLSLLQWRGAGARAPRPCEAPDAGATCIAFTRSGVLVEASAPVPAATLRAHLAPLL comes from the coding sequence ATGCAGCACGTGGATGAGGGCCGCCTGCACGCCTGGCTGGACGGCGAGCTGCCGTCCGCCGGCCCGGAGGGTGCGCGCGCGCTGGAGCGGCACCTGGAAGAGTGCGCCGTGTGCCGCGCCCGCGCCGACGAGGAGCGGCGGATACGCGACGACGCATCCTCCATTCTGCGCCGCGCCGACCCTGCGGAGCACCCATCGCCGGGGGTGATCCCCTTCCCCGCCCCGGCGCCCGCGCGGCGCACCGCCCGGCCGTGGGTCGTCCTCGGCTGGGCGGCGAGCGTGCTGATCGCCCTGGGAATCGGGTGGATGGCGCGCCCGGAGCCCGAGGCTCCCATCGCCATCAACGCGCCGCCCGCGCCAGCGCCTGCCGCCGTGGGTTCTGAGACGGCCGCTCAGTCCGTACCCACCGTGCAGTCCGCGCCGACCGCGACTGTTGGGACGCGGCCCGCCACGACCCCCGCCGCGCGCGCGAATGGCGGCGAGCGCCGCACCGTTCCCCCCGTCGGCGTGATGGTGCCCGACATGGATCCGGCCGCGCCCGAGCCGGTGGCGATGGCCGAGCCGTCCCCCCCGCCGCCACCGCCCGCGCCTCCGGCGGAGATGGTCCAGGAGCCGATCTCCGCAACGCCGCCGCCGCCTCCGCCCGCACCCCTGCCGCCGCCGCCGCCTCCACTCGCGGTCGCCGAAGCTCCCCCGCCGCCGCCGGTGGCGAGCGCCCCCGCCGCTGCCCTGGCGGAGCGCACCACACGAGCCCGCGTGGAGAGCGCAACGGTGACGCTGCGCGGGCGGGTCACGGACGCGCAGGGAGCGGCCGTATCGGGCGCGACCGTGAGCGTCCCCACGCTCGCGGCCAGGACCGTCACCGACGCGAACGGGAGCTACACCCTTTCCGTCCCCGCCACGAGCGATACCGTCCGGGTGCTAGCCTCGCGGCTCGGATCAGCGAGCCAGTCCCGCTCGCTCGTCGCGCAGCCGGGTGCGCTGAAGACGGTCAACTTCGCGCTGGCTCCCGCCGCATTGGCCCTTGAAGGCGTGGTCGTGACCGGCCAGGGAGTCGCCGCCCGCAACCGCTCGGCCACGGCGGCGGGCGTCGCCGCTCCACCGGCGGACGCCTGGCGCACCGTCGACCGCGCCGAGGCGGAGCGGCAGCTCGGACGCCCCCTGGTCACCGTCCCGGGCCTGCCGCTGCTGGAGATCGAGCTGGGTGAGGGGGAGGGGCGTTCCGCGGTGCGCGTGACCCAGCGCCTCCGGGACGGCACGGTGCTCTCGCTCCTGCAGTGGCGGGGGGCCGGCGCCCGCGCCCCGCGCCCCTGCGAGGCGCCGGATGCCGGTGCCACCTGCATCGCGTTCACCCGGTCCGGTGTCCTGGTGGAAGCCAGCGCCCCCGTCCCCGCGGCCACCCTCCGCGCCCACCTGGCGCCGCTCCTCTGA
- a CDS encoding TerC family protein, producing MSHSVWPWVGFLVFVLVMLAIDLGVFNRTAHVVAPKEAARWSALTVVLAMIFASGIAWGWLPVGVEGKAKALEFVTGYLIELALSVDNIFVFVLLFSYFKVPPKYQHRVLFWGVLGALVMRGAMIGAGALLIERFHWIIYVFGAFLVFTGIRMATQDEMDIEPESNPALKLMRRFFPVSPVYHGQNFFVREEVGGRMRNVATPLFVVLVLVETTDLIFAVDSIPAIFAVTRDPFLVFTSNVFAILCLRSLYFLLAGVIDKFHLLKLGLSMVLVFIGAKMLLSGYYHIPIGVSLGVVAGVLGLSVVGSLAFPQVLKDNPEVTHDPLNQADDPEGPILPDDRNENMIADDEERAPSPRPPPPPAGAQGR from the coding sequence TTGTCACATTCCGTTTGGCCGTGGGTAGGCTTCCTGGTCTTCGTCCTGGTGATGCTCGCCATCGACCTGGGCGTCTTCAACCGCACGGCCCACGTGGTGGCGCCCAAGGAGGCGGCACGCTGGAGCGCGCTCACGGTGGTCCTGGCGATGATCTTCGCCTCCGGGATCGCGTGGGGATGGCTCCCCGTGGGCGTGGAAGGAAAGGCGAAGGCGCTGGAGTTCGTGACGGGCTACCTGATCGAGCTGGCCCTTTCCGTCGACAACATCTTCGTATTCGTACTCCTCTTCTCGTACTTCAAGGTCCCGCCCAAGTACCAGCACCGCGTGCTGTTCTGGGGCGTGCTGGGCGCGCTGGTGATGCGCGGCGCCATGATCGGCGCCGGCGCGCTCCTCATCGAGCGCTTCCACTGGATCATCTACGTCTTCGGCGCCTTCCTGGTGTTCACCGGCATCCGGATGGCCACGCAGGACGAGATGGACATCGAGCCGGAGTCAAACCCCGCGCTCAAGCTGATGCGCCGCTTCTTCCCGGTGTCGCCGGTGTACCACGGGCAGAACTTCTTCGTGCGCGAGGAGGTCGGCGGCAGGATGAGGAACGTGGCGACGCCGCTCTTCGTGGTGCTAGTGCTGGTGGAGACCACCGACCTGATCTTCGCGGTGGACTCCATCCCGGCGATCTTCGCCGTCACCCGCGACCCGTTCCTGGTCTTCACCTCCAACGTCTTCGCCATCCTCTGCCTGCGGTCGCTGTACTTCCTGCTCGCGGGGGTGATCGACAAGTTCCACCTGCTCAAGCTGGGGCTGTCGATGGTGCTGGTGTTCATCGGGGCGAAGATGCTGCTCTCGGGCTACTACCACATCCCGATCGGCGTGTCGCTGGGCGTGGTGGCGGGGGTGCTGGGGCTGTCGGTAGTGGGATCGCTGGCCTTCCCGCAGGTGCTCAAGGACAACCCGGAGGTCACCCACGACCCGCTCAACCAGGCCGATGACCCCGAGGGCCCCATCCTCCCCGACGACCGCAACGAGAACATGATCGCGGACGACGAGGAGAGGGCCCCCTCCCCCCGGCCCCCTCCCCCGCCTGCGGGGGCGCAGGGCAGGTGA
- a CDS encoding efflux RND transporter permease subunit → MFLSDVSIRRPVFATMMMVTLVVLGIIGYQRLAIDEYPDITYPVVVAQTSYPGASPGVMEREVTRPIEEALNTVQGIQEITSTSAEGSSLVRVQLQLGVDVMAAQQEVQSKVARIRRQLPEDIQDPVIIRFDPNERPIMSIAVQSTDRPMRELTDLADEVISTRLESIPGVGGVNLVGGTDRQIRVQLDPAAMSSYGIAPPQVVQALQRENQEVPAGRVRRGDQERLVRITGRVEDPRTFRDITVAVRDGVPVRLGDVGSVVDGTAEARSASFLNDGRALSVEILKVSGTNTVDVAERVREQIAELERQLPTDVKMTVVSDDSRRIRASLESVQHELILGAILCIAIIYLFLNSWRSTIITGLALPISIISAYFGMWMFGFTMNTMTLLALSLAIGLLIDDAIVVRENIVRHVEMGKDHHTAAREGTSEIGLAVFSTTLAVVAVFIPVAFMGGQIGLIFFQFGVVVAFAVMVSLFVSFTLDPMLSSVWPDPEVENKGRRGNFIQRGARRFNDWFERVADRYPRWLAWGLDHRKTVVGVAAASIVGSMLIIPTLGFTWVPDFDGGEFNVNFRVAPGSRLEYTVDKGHTVARLLRKQPEVEFTYMSIGGGFRGSPNSGRVFVKLKDKGDRSRTQQEIQEQLRGMLRGIPGVRANITGTPTIFGGFRQPIQVNVQGPEQERLKLAAEQVMEVLGAVPGVAEPTSSEEGEIPQLDVDVDREQAWAAGVGIGSIASTLQPLFTGQRATTWEDEQGYTHDVVVVYPDSVRTSAGDVANIVVPSSNIDPGTGRPAMIPLSQVATVRPGVGPQQIERSSLERQISLSAGVVPGYGTGDVAAAAKEAIANAGLPSGYRAVFRGDAQSLDETKGFVLAALGMAVIFIYLILASLFGSFLQPLAIMLSLPLSFIGVALALLLTGGNLNVFTMIGIIMLMGLVTKNGILLVDFANQQREEGMERREALLTSARIRLRPIIMTTVAMIFGMVPLALALGEGAEQRAPMGRAVIGGLITSTVLTLFVVPVVYTMLDDFVGLFKRRTAPVSHVPPARRPEAAAAD, encoded by the coding sequence ATGTTCCTTTCCGACGTATCGATCCGGCGGCCGGTATTCGCCACCATGATGATGGTGACGCTGGTGGTGCTCGGCATCATCGGCTACCAGCGCCTGGCCATCGACGAGTACCCCGACATCACCTACCCCGTGGTGGTTGCGCAGACCTCCTACCCTGGCGCGTCGCCGGGGGTGATGGAGCGCGAGGTGACGCGCCCCATCGAAGAGGCGCTGAACACCGTGCAGGGGATCCAGGAGATCACCTCCACCTCCGCCGAGGGGAGCTCGCTGGTGCGCGTGCAGCTCCAGCTGGGCGTGGACGTGATGGCCGCGCAGCAGGAGGTGCAGTCCAAGGTGGCGCGCATCCGCCGGCAGCTCCCCGAGGACATCCAGGACCCCGTCATCATCCGCTTCGACCCCAACGAGCGGCCGATCATGTCGATCGCGGTCCAGAGCACGGACCGCCCCATGCGCGAGCTCACCGACCTTGCGGACGAGGTGATCTCCACCCGCCTGGAGTCGATCCCGGGCGTGGGCGGCGTGAACCTGGTGGGCGGCACGGACCGCCAGATCCGCGTGCAGCTGGACCCGGCGGCGATGAGCTCGTACGGCATCGCGCCGCCGCAGGTGGTGCAGGCGCTGCAGCGCGAGAACCAGGAGGTCCCCGCCGGCCGCGTGCGCCGCGGCGACCAGGAGCGGCTGGTGCGCATCACCGGCCGCGTGGAGGACCCGCGCACCTTCCGCGACATCACCGTGGCCGTGCGCGACGGCGTGCCCGTGCGGCTGGGCGACGTGGGGAGCGTGGTGGACGGCACCGCCGAGGCGCGCAGCGCGTCGTTCCTCAACGACGGCCGCGCGCTCTCCGTGGAGATCCTGAAGGTGAGCGGCACCAACACGGTGGACGTGGCCGAGCGGGTGCGCGAGCAGATCGCGGAGCTCGAGCGCCAGCTTCCCACCGACGTCAAGATGACGGTGGTGAGCGACGACTCGCGCCGCATCCGCGCCTCGCTGGAGTCGGTGCAGCACGAGCTGATCCTGGGCGCCATTCTCTGCATCGCCATCATCTACCTGTTCCTGAACTCCTGGCGCTCCACCATCATCACGGGGCTGGCGCTGCCCATCTCCATCATCTCGGCGTACTTCGGGATGTGGATGTTCGGCTTCACCATGAACACCATGACGCTGCTGGCGCTCTCGCTCGCCATCGGCCTGCTGATCGACGACGCCATCGTGGTGCGGGAAAACATCGTGCGCCACGTGGAGATGGGTAAGGACCATCACACCGCGGCGCGCGAGGGGACCAGCGAGATCGGGCTGGCCGTCTTCTCCACCACGCTGGCGGTGGTCGCCGTGTTCATCCCCGTGGCCTTCATGGGCGGGCAGATCGGGCTGATCTTCTTCCAGTTCGGCGTGGTGGTGGCGTTCGCGGTGATGGTTTCGCTCTTCGTCTCCTTTACGCTCGACCCCATGCTCTCCAGCGTGTGGCCAGATCCGGAGGTGGAGAACAAGGGGCGGCGCGGCAACTTCATCCAGCGCGGCGCGCGGCGCTTCAACGACTGGTTCGAGCGCGTGGCGGACCGCTATCCGCGCTGGCTGGCGTGGGGGCTCGACCACCGGAAGACGGTGGTGGGCGTGGCGGCGGCTTCCATCGTGGGATCGATGCTCATCATCCCCACCCTGGGCTTCACCTGGGTGCCGGACTTCGACGGCGGCGAGTTCAACGTGAACTTCCGCGTGGCGCCGGGGTCGCGGCTGGAGTACACGGTGGACAAGGGGCACACGGTGGCTCGCCTCCTCCGCAAGCAGCCGGAGGTGGAGTTCACGTACATGTCCATCGGCGGCGGCTTCCGCGGCTCGCCCAACAGCGGGCGCGTCTTCGTGAAGCTCAAGGACAAGGGAGACCGGTCGCGCACGCAGCAGGAGATCCAGGAGCAGCTTCGCGGGATGCTGCGCGGCATCCCGGGGGTGCGCGCCAACATCACGGGCACGCCCACCATCTTCGGCGGCTTCCGCCAGCCGATCCAGGTGAACGTGCAGGGCCCGGAGCAGGAGCGCCTGAAGCTGGCGGCCGAGCAGGTGATGGAGGTCCTGGGGGCCGTCCCCGGCGTGGCGGAGCCCACCTCCAGCGAGGAGGGTGAGATCCCGCAGCTGGACGTGGACGTGGACCGCGAGCAGGCGTGGGCGGCGGGGGTGGGGATCGGCTCCATCGCGTCGACGCTCCAGCCGCTCTTCACCGGCCAGCGCGCCACCACCTGGGAAGACGAGCAGGGCTACACGCACGACGTGGTGGTCGTCTACCCGGACTCGGTGCGCACTTCGGCGGGCGACGTGGCGAACATCGTGGTGCCCAGCAGCAACATCGACCCCGGCACGGGCCGTCCCGCGATGATCCCGCTCTCGCAGGTCGCCACCGTGCGGCCGGGGGTGGGTCCACAGCAGATCGAGCGCTCCTCGCTGGAGCGGCAGATCTCGCTCTCCGCCGGCGTCGTACCCGGCTACGGCACGGGCGACGTGGCGGCGGCGGCCAAGGAAGCCATCGCCAACGCGGGCCTTCCCAGCGGCTACCGCGCCGTCTTCCGCGGCGACGCGCAGAGCCTGGACGAGACCAAGGGCTTCGTGCTGGCGGCGCTGGGGATGGCGGTGATCTTCATCTACCTGATCCTGGCCTCGCTCTTCGGCTCGTTCCTGCAGCCGCTGGCCATCATGCTCTCGCTGCCGCTCTCCTTCATCGGCGTGGCGCTGGCGCTCCTGCTCACCGGGGGGAACCTCAACGTCTTCACCATGATCGGCATCATCATGCTGATGGGGCTGGTGACCAAGAACGGCATCCTGCTGGTGGACTTCGCCAACCAGCAGCGCGAGGAGGGGATGGAGCGGCGCGAGGCGCTGCTTACTTCCGCGCGCATCCGCCTGCGCCCCATCATCATGACGACGGTGGCGATGATCTTTGGCATGGTGCCGCTGGCGCTCGCCCTGGGCGAGGGCGCCGAGCAGCGCGCCCCCATGGGCCGCGCCGTCATCGGCGGCCTCATCACCTCCACCGTGCTGACGCTGTTCGTGGTGCCGGTGGTGTACACGATGCTGGACGACTTCGTGGGGCTGTTCAAGCGGCGCACGGCGCCCGTGTCGCACGTGCCGCCAGCGCGCAGGCCGGAGGCGGCGGCGGCGGACTGA
- a CDS encoding sigma-70 family RNA polymerase sigma factor, translating into MTADWGEIYRETHRDLVRFLYHKVWDAERAADLAQEAFARALGRAPDNPRAWLFHVAANLARDEARTVIRRKKHLALLKDETHHEGRAAPPPSEEMEHGEKVEKVRQALERLGERDREVLLLWDAGLSYPEIAAQTGLAQGAIGTTLARARRRLVEAHTLLEGTHAARG; encoded by the coding sequence GTGACGGCAGACTGGGGGGAGATCTACCGCGAGACCCACCGGGACCTGGTGCGCTTCCTCTACCACAAGGTATGGGATGCCGAGCGCGCCGCGGACCTGGCCCAGGAGGCGTTCGCCCGTGCGCTGGGCCGCGCGCCGGACAACCCGCGCGCCTGGCTCTTCCACGTGGCCGCCAACCTGGCCCGCGACGAGGCGCGCACCGTCATCCGCCGCAAGAAGCACCTGGCGCTCCTCAAGGACGAGACGCACCACGAGGGCCGCGCCGCCCCCCCTCCGTCGGAGGAGATGGAGCATGGCGAAAAGGTGGAGAAGGTGAGGCAGGCGCTGGAACGGCTCGGCGAGCGCGACCGCGAGGTGCTGCTCCTGTGGGACGCCGGGCTGAGCTACCCGGAGATCGCCGCGCAGACGGGGCTCGCGCAGGGAGCCATCGGCACCACGCTGGCCCGCGCGCGGCGGAGGCTGGTGGAGGCACACACGCTCCTGGAAGGAACGCATGCAGCACGTGGATGA
- a CDS encoding RNA polymerase sigma factor, translating to MSTCIPFADALHPHYEDALRYSRALCARSSAADAEDVFQDALLNALRKYESLQEQGKFRPWLFTIITRSFQTHVRRSFWRKFVPLSAPEAERALPTLYSRDPDVEDRLLIQGALAHLNTGDRTAILLHEVGGFSVGEIASMCGYRSLSAVKSRLSRARRRLRAALADEGGGDEPSRHSPFSAPSASRRDTTAAINSNSEMDYAH from the coding sequence GTGAGTACATGCATCCCCTTCGCCGACGCGTTGCACCCGCACTACGAGGACGCGCTGCGGTACTCCCGGGCACTCTGTGCCCGGAGCTCCGCGGCCGACGCCGAAGACGTCTTCCAGGACGCGCTGCTCAATGCCCTCAGGAAGTACGAATCGCTCCAGGAGCAGGGAAAGTTCCGCCCTTGGCTGTTCACCATCATCACCCGCTCCTTTCAGACGCACGTGCGCCGCTCCTTCTGGAGGAAGTTCGTTCCGCTGAGCGCACCGGAGGCGGAGCGGGCACTCCCCACGCTCTACAGCCGCGACCCGGATGTGGAGGACCGGCTGCTGATCCAGGGAGCCCTGGCCCACCTGAACACCGGGGACCGTACAGCCATCCTGCTGCATGAGGTGGGTGGGTTCAGCGTCGGCGAGATCGCTTCGATGTGCGGCTACCGGAGCCTCTCCGCGGTGAAGTCACGGCTCTCGCGGGCTCGACGGCGGCTGCGGGCCGCGCTGGCCGATGAGGGTGGAGGAGACGAACCTTCCCGCCATTCCCCTTTCTCCGCCCCTTCCGCTTCGCGGCGGGATACCACTGCCGCCATCAACTCCAACTCGGAGATGGACTATGCGCACTGA
- a CDS encoding efflux RND transporter periplasmic adaptor subunit encodes MTLQTVRSSLVLAAALLAAGCSSDAGAREAGKGGGAGGPGGGGPSVTLAATDVASPRRTPIEDAIPVTGNLQPLERAEVRSRLEGDLTGVYVREGEPVRQGQMLARFEASEQAGSARSAGADVAAARSELSTAQWNLDQSRELYRQGAVPERDVRVAEQTVAGARARVAAAAARLGTTRSEVGDTRVLAPTSGIIEKRNANPGEHVARGAALFTIVRGDVLELAAAVPERSAAGVRAGQTVRFTADARQFTGRVARVGPSVDPGSRAVTVYVQIPNPDGALKVGTFASGRIVSRVVEDAMVLPAAAIREAREGGKPFVYRVVDGKIDVAEVTPGLADEAQGLVQVSGLSEGDKVVVGNVGVLGKGMKVRMAGEGRPRGGS; translated from the coding sequence GCTGCTGGCCGCCGGCTGCTCCAGCGACGCCGGCGCCCGTGAGGCCGGCAAGGGCGGGGGCGCCGGAGGGCCCGGGGGCGGCGGCCCCAGCGTGACGCTGGCCGCCACCGACGTGGCTTCGCCGCGGCGCACGCCCATCGAGGACGCCATCCCCGTGACCGGCAACCTGCAGCCGCTGGAGCGGGCCGAGGTGCGCTCGCGGCTGGAGGGCGACCTCACCGGCGTGTACGTGCGCGAGGGCGAGCCGGTGCGGCAGGGGCAGATGCTGGCGCGGTTCGAGGCGAGCGAGCAGGCCGGCTCCGCCCGCAGCGCCGGCGCCGACGTGGCCGCCGCGCGCAGCGAGCTGAGCACCGCGCAGTGGAACCTGGACCAGTCGCGAGAGCTGTACCGGCAGGGCGCCGTTCCCGAGCGCGACGTGCGCGTGGCGGAACAGACGGTGGCCGGGGCCCGCGCCCGCGTGGCCGCCGCCGCCGCGCGGCTGGGCACCACCCGCAGCGAGGTGGGCGACACCCGCGTGCTGGCGCCCACCAGCGGCATCATCGAGAAGCGCAACGCCAACCCGGGCGAGCACGTCGCCCGCGGCGCGGCGCTCTTCACCATCGTGCGCGGCGACGTGCTGGAGCTGGCCGCCGCCGTGCCGGAGCGGAGCGCGGCGGGGGTGCGGGCCGGGCAGACCGTGCGCTTCACCGCCGATGCGCGCCAGTTCACCGGCCGCGTGGCCCGCGTGGGTCCGTCGGTGGACCCCGGATCGCGCGCGGTGACGGTGTACGTGCAGATCCCCAACCCGGACGGGGCGCTCAAGGTGGGGACCTTCGCCAGCGGGCGCATCGTGTCGCGCGTGGTGGAGGATGCCATGGTGCTCCCGGCCGCCGCCATCCGCGAGGCGCGCGAGGGGGGCAAGCCCTTCGTCTACCGCGTGGTGGACGGCAAGATCGACGTGGCCGAGGTCACGCCGGGGCTGGCCGACGAGGCGCAGGGGCTGGTGCAGGTGAGCGGGCTCAGCGAGGGCGACAAGGTGGTCGTCGGCAACGTGGGGGTGCTGGGGAAGGGGATGAAGGTGCGGATGGCCGGCGAGGGCCGGCCCCGCGGCGGGAGCTGA
- a CDS encoding VWA domain-containing protein, whose product MKRALAASAGLLLTAACFRFGAPPPPPPVLAPPPPPMVPGMPSPMTRMPEANTETYAVIDENAFRAVEHEPLSTFSADVDRASYANVRRFLMEGRRPPRDAVRIEEMINYFPYAPPAQRGDGPIAVITEVADAPWRAGHRLLRIGLSTPPVDLRSAPAGNLVFLIDVSGSMNGPDRLPLVQRSLRLLVNQLREDDRVAIVVYAGAAGLVLPSTRGSDRRTILDAIERLEAGGSTAGGAGLRLAYEVARSNFIPGGNNRVILATDGDFNVGVSSDAEMVRLIEEKRREGTFLTVLGFGRGNLKDSKMEQLADRGNGNYAYIDNLLEARKVLVSEMGGTLLTVAKDVKLQVEFNPARVRAYRLIGYENRLLANRDFNDDTRDAGEMGAGHTVTALYEIIPVGVRSDAVVRGVDSLRYRAPAPAPAPARGEELAFVKVRYKLPDGDTSRLLEHPVRETGAAASADFTFATAVAGFGMLLRESEHRGTLTLDQVVRLAEGSRGADLEGYRGEFVRLARLFGEMQPQRAGTDR is encoded by the coding sequence ATGAAACGAGCTCTAGCCGCAAGTGCAGGATTGCTGCTCACGGCGGCCTGCTTCCGGTTCGGCGCCCCGCCGCCGCCCCCGCCGGTGCTGGCCCCGCCGCCGCCGCCGATGGTGCCCGGGATGCCGAGCCCGATGACGCGGATGCCGGAGGCGAACACGGAAACGTATGCGGTGATCGACGAGAACGCCTTCCGCGCGGTGGAGCACGAGCCACTCTCCACCTTTTCGGCGGACGTGGACCGTGCATCGTACGCCAACGTGCGGCGCTTCCTGATGGAGGGCCGCCGTCCGCCGCGGGATGCGGTGCGCATCGAGGAGATGATCAACTACTTCCCCTACGCGCCGCCCGCCCAGCGGGGCGACGGCCCCATCGCCGTCATCACCGAGGTGGCGGATGCCCCCTGGCGCGCGGGGCACCGGCTGCTGCGCATCGGCCTGTCGACACCGCCGGTCGATCTGCGCAGCGCGCCGGCGGGAAACCTGGTCTTCCTCATCGACGTCTCGGGCTCCATGAACGGGCCCGACCGCCTTCCGCTGGTGCAGCGCTCGCTGCGCCTGCTGGTGAACCAGCTTCGCGAGGACGACCGCGTGGCGATCGTGGTGTACGCGGGCGCGGCCGGGCTCGTCCTTCCCTCCACGCGCGGCAGCGACCGGCGCACGATCCTGGACGCCATCGAGCGGCTGGAGGCGGGCGGCTCCACCGCGGGCGGCGCGGGGCTGCGGCTGGCCTACGAGGTCGCGCGCAGCAACTTCATCCCAGGCGGCAACAACCGCGTCATCCTCGCGACGGACGGCGACTTCAACGTCGGCGTCTCCAGCGACGCGGAGATGGTGCGGCTGATCGAGGAGAAGCGGCGCGAGGGGACGTTCCTGACGGTGCTGGGCTTCGGCCGGGGCAACCTCAAGGACAGCAAGATGGAGCAGCTCGCCGACCGCGGAAACGGCAACTACGCGTACATCGACAATCTGCTGGAGGCCCGCAAGGTCCTGGTGAGCGAGATGGGCGGCACGCTGCTGACCGTCGCCAAGGACGTGAAGCTGCAGGTGGAGTTCAACCCGGCGCGGGTGCGGGCGTACCGGCTGATCGGCTACGAAAACCGGCTGCTGGCCAACCGGGACTTCAACGACGACACCAGGGATGCCGGCGAGATGGGCGCCGGCCACACCGTGACCGCGCTCTACGAGATCATCCCCGTGGGCGTGCGCTCCGACGCGGTCGTCCGCGGCGTGGACTCGCTCCGCTACCGCGCCCCCGCGCCGGCACCCGCCCCCGCGCGTGGAGAGGAGCTGGCCTTCGTCAAGGTGCGCTACAAGCTCCCGGACGGCGACACGAGCCGCCTGCTGGAGCACCCCGTGCGCGAGACGGGCGCCGCCGCCTCGGCCGACTTCACCTTCGCCACGGCCGTCGCCGGCTTCGGCATGCTCCTGCGCGAGTCGGAGCACCGCGGCACGCTCACGCTCGACCAGGTGGTGCGCCTCGCCGAGGGCTCCCGCGGCGCCGACCTGGAAGGCTACCGCGGCGAGTTCGTGCGCCTCGCCCGCCTCTTCGGCGAGATGCAGCCTCAGCGCGCCGGCACGGATCGCTGA